GATCGGCTGGTTTTACTAAACCGTGTGCATCCACAGGAAGTATGGTGAGGTGGTGTCCTTCTTTTTCAAGAGATTTCGCCACCTCTAAAATAGAACGATGTTCTGTTTTTTGCGTGATAAGATGAATTTTACTTTTAGCTCCGTGGGCTAGCCCTTTTAAGGCTAAATTATTAGCCTCGGTGGCACCGCTGGTAAAAATAATATGATCGGGATGAGGGAAATTTAAAAGCTCGGCTATTTTTTTGCGGCAATGATCGATAGTAACTTGGGCTTCTAAACCATAAATATGTGAACCGCTCGACGAATTACCAAATTTTTCGGTAAAGTAGGGAAGCATGTCGGCCAAAACCGCCGGATCAAGCGGGGTAGTGGCATTATAATCGAGATACAGCGGGCGTTTCATGGGTATTAGTGTACAATGAAGAAATGGAAGTGGGAAGAGCTAGAACAAATTTAATTTAAGCCGGGCTGCTTCACTCATTTTGTCTTTATCCCAGGGTGGTTCCCAAACCAAATTTACCTTGGCGCTTTTTACACCTTTTACCCCCATTACTTTTCCTTCAACTTCGGGTGGGAGTGAGCCGGCCACCGGGCAAGCGGGAGAGGTGAGGGTCATATCAATTAAAACATTATTTTCAGGGTCTAAATTTACATCATACACAAGCCCCAGCTCGTAAATATCCACGGGTATTTCCGGATCGTAGATTGTTCGGAGAGTTTCGATAACGGCATCTTTAATGGCCGCTTGGTCTGTTGTTTGTTCGGTGCTCATATTATTCTGTACTTACCGGTTCATGTTTATTTTCAAGTGCTGCCTTGAGAGTATGCCAGGCCAGGCTTGCACATTTAACACGCATGGGAAATTCTTTGACGCCGGCAAAAATTTCTAATTTACCCAAAGTAGAGGCTGGAGTTTCATCCTCGCCTGTTACCATGCGGTGAAAATCTTCAAATGTTTTTAAGGCGTCAGTTTTTGTTTTACCCTTTAAAGTTTCTGTCAGCATCGAAGCCGATGCCGTAGAAATAGCACAGCCTGTTCCTATAAAACTTAAATCTTTGAGTGTGTCGCCGTCCATTTTTATAAATACGGTCAGCTTATCGCCGCACAGCGGATTATGCCCGTCCATGGAGCAGGTACACTCCCCCATGGTTTTAAAGTTACGGGGGTTTTTGG
This portion of the bacterium genome encodes:
- a CDS encoding SUF system NifU family Fe-S cluster assembly protein, which encodes KNPRNFKTMGECTCSMDGHNPLCGDKLTVFIKMDGDTLKDLSFIGTGCAISTASASMLTETLKGKTKTDALKTFEDFHRMVTGEDETPASTLGKLEIFAGVKEFPMRVKCASLAWHTLKAALENKHEPVSTE
- a CDS encoding SUF system Fe-S cluster assembly protein; amino-acid sequence: MSTEQTTDQAAIKDAVIETLRTIYDPEIPVDIYELGLVYDVNLDPENNVLIDMTLTSPACPVAGSLPPEVEGKVMGVKGVKSAKVNLVWEPPWDKDKMSEAARLKLNLF